Proteins encoded together in one Drosophila albomicans strain 15112-1751.03 chromosome 2R, ASM965048v2, whole genome shotgun sequence window:
- the LOC117576397 gene encoding probable ubiquitin carboxyl-terminal hydrolase FAF isoform X6, with translation MTFDTRRQGTGTGTGQATTTATAAQNSSTSITTSTAQGTGTGTGTVTATVTGTGTGTVTTTTTTTGGVTTANMSSSGGIDANNSNNSQEQSTDAPPTTTAAATTTTTTAGGCTVESAATAVSPEKLIASFPIAKLRSLTQKISNPRWVVPVLPEQELEVLLNAAIDLAKAGVDHDCEPCVEFYRNGLTTSFAKILTDEAVNSWKFNIHHCILVSCGKLLNLIAIHMQRDNPYLLDLLAIVFDPDNKFNTFNAGRQPECFAALECIWGVLDSNKMFAKPPPEPKNPRGWLVDLINRFGQLGGFDNLLERFNSGLELLKRNQNTNKTSAIVGGSSSTSTVKSITSNESGGGGSDGSGQDNRLTLALIHSLLRPFGQCYELLTPATIAKYFMPTWNVVLDLLDSFTDEELKREVKPEGRNDYINGIVKSARFLASRLTGQEELIRDLEMFRLKMILRLLQVSSFNGKMNALNEINKVLTSVAYYSHRSQPLPHCLPDDEMDWLTAERMAQWIKSSDVLGIVLKDSLHQPQYVEKLEKIIRFLIKEQALTLDDLDAVWRAQAGKHEAIVKNMHDLLAKLAWDFTPEQLDHLFEAFQASMTTANKRQRERLLELIRRLAEDDKNGVMAQKVLKLFWTLAHSQEVPPEVLDQALGAHVKILDYSCSQERDAQKTIWLDKCVGELKAGDSWVLPALRLIRDICCLYDTSPNHAPRTQTSINRQQVIERLQNDYSLVILVTNSLTAYMEKVRSLVNETPSLDAATILIDGRFPHQAQIAERLEFLKFLLKDGQLWLCADQAKQIWHCLAVNAVFAADREECFRWFGKLMGEEPDLDPGINKDFFENNILQLDPHLLTESGIKCFERFFKAVNSKEDKLKAIHRGYILDNEDLIGKDYLWRVITTGGEEIANKAIDLLKEVSTALGPRLQEHITEFHEIFIGECCARLRAHYSNIQILGKAMLEDADNQDTSNDESKDTKMRFIEAEKMCRIIKVLQEYIKECDRSFSGDRIHLPLSRVTRGKNTSLYIRFQTPGRPIDDIEIVTHSNETMAAFKRNLLKRIKGNSTSTNNIKVDLFYTNGELIEVSDEINPLYQYTIRDKMILTAKLTQVGIGLASSPDSSSDSSTGSPPRPCPDMQRVESESTLPGVIISQNYQYTEFFLKLHQLGSDLEHGRLRDSAKVLLHLLPCDRHTMRMLQLMCRVPKSTTGDGPKEEDALTSSGQSASDALNADDCTPEQMFLHPSPAQVLYNLSVLHGLLIPALDPLGESALQVQSAWMHSGCAHFVLELLTKNNFLPSADMHTKRASFQCVLRLAKLFLYIVGSVLSRVGDEPMICDYDNGARSQVDILKQNFSTTPNSAQGTLRAISAKLAEILATEMLSASHDGERCRALFSSTLQWSCPDISTIKAVVHLAWASSCGNLQALGSSNDFEDDAIIPDGQDFSVCKEALEVLTISFILNPSANEALSNDANWPKFITSIVLKNPLRHVRQVASEQLFLASTYCAGDRRPFVYMVNLLVSALKTLVPQYEATCAEFFSVLCRTLSYGCIYNWPLQIGEGLLSDEINWLRKIRENVKVTGDTQVHEELLEGHLCLAKELMFFLMADSKAQLNELIHELIDDFLFTASREYLHLRKHGSLRLDTVPPPVCRSPHTIAAACDLLIALCQHCVPNMKLLTNTLIDFVCTDTDPLREWDYLPPVGARPTKGFCGLKNAGATCYMNSVLQQLYMVPAVRVGILKAHGAATNDNEDFSGDSDMGSGGSLGPSFFAGPSTIPSLSSTSSTVASSDDGADVRKNYHVIILKHVQAIFAHLGHSALQFYVPRGLWTHFKLQGEPVNLREQQDAVEFFMSLFESLDEGLKALGYTQLMNATLGGSFSDQKICQECPHRYSKEEPFSVFSVDIRNHSSLTESLEQYVKGELLEGADAYHCDKCDKKVVTVKRLCVKKLPPVLAIQLKRFEYDYERVCAIKFNDYFEFPRILDMEPYTVSGLAKLEGEVVEVGDNCQTSVETTKYELTGIVVHSGQASGGHYFSYIVSKNPTNGKCQWYKFDDGEVTECKMHEDEEMKAQCFGGDYMGEIYDNNLKRMQYRRQKRWWNAYMLFYTRCDQNPTQFDASVEQLSLTESRNVVLPLPKPIERSVRHQNIRFLHSRSIFSVEFFNFIKKLVSCSIPSTRSDKITPAAEELSLLGVQLASQFLFHTGFRTKKTLRGPVIEWYDTLSHHIRSSSLVRKWFANHALLSPPSRLGEYILMAPSPEVRTVFVKLVVFFCHFAINDEPLVGYEGSNLCEQVLISVLRLLKSEAADYGKHLPHYFSLFSMYVGLGTREKQQLLKLNVPVQFMQVAMDDGPGPSIKYQYPEFSKLHQVVSHLVRCSDVSEKCENSNENARPLPNPFRDSNIAPDDLTPLSSECMDILFNRTGYIKKVIEDTNVGDEGLKLLQYCSWENPHFSRAVLTELLWQCGYAYCHDMRHHTDLLLNILLIEDSWQRHRIHNALNGVAEQREGLLETIQRAKTHYQKRAYQIIKCLTHLFHKSPIALQMLHTIPTISRHWSIAVEWLQDELERQRGIGCHYNSYSWSPPAQSNDNTNGYMLERSLSAKNTLSMAYELCPEDQEENNESDLESNDDNKQEQQQQTRAKQPPGTEATSNEQQQQQQQQQQTQPQTEQQPDNKTVNYTGLTTIPTIGGWPSPAPTSTPTSTPVPAVTSTSMDGNGIPRLSRQLFGAYTSTGGTTTANVAPASGSGSGGGSGSGANSETESSAQETGNGGESNINGLTNSLDHMKISMEKGSRNRINRGGKLPPAAELLMPPLQQLQSQQQQQQQTKSQQLQQQQPQSHQQKHQLQLQLQPKQQQQLQQKQQQQQLQQQQQQQQQQRGDISNSSTSRLI, from the exons ATGACATTCGATACACGCCGACAGGGCACAGGAACTGGAACTGGCCAAGCGAcgaccacagcaacagcagcccaaAACAGTAGCACCAGCATTACAACGAGCACAGCTCAAGGCACAggaacgggaacgggaacTGTTACGGCAACTGTCACAGGAACGGGAACAGGAACGgtcacaactacaacaacaacaacaggtggAGTCACAACAGCAAACATGTCGTCGAGCGGTGGCATTGATGctaacaatagcaacaacagtcaGGAGCAGTCAACGGAtgcaccaccaacaacaacagcagcagcaacaacaacaacaacaacagccggTGGTTGCACTGTGGAAAGCGCCGCAACTGCTGT GTCGCCAGAGAAGCTGATAGCGTCATTTCCCATTGCTAAGCTGCGCTCGCTAACACAAAAGATATCCAATCCACGATGGGTGGTGCCCGTGTTGCCCGAACAGGAGTTGGAGGTGCTGCTAAATGCCGCCATCGATTTGGCCAAGGCTG GTGTCGATCACGACTGCGAACCGTGTGTGGAGTTCTATCGAAATGGCCTAACAACGTCCTTTGCCAAGATCCTGACGGATGAGGCAGTCAACTCGTGGAAATTCAACATCCATCACTGCATTCTGGTGTCGTGTGGCAAGCTGTTGAACTTGATAGCGATACACATGCAACGTGATAATCCATACCTGCTCGATCTGCTCGCGATTGTGTTTGATCCGGACAATAAGTTCAACACATTCAATGCGGGACGTCAACCGGAATGCTTTGCGGCCCTCGAATGCATTTGGGGTGTGTTGGATAGCAACAAGATGTTTGCGAAACCGCCGCCAGAGCCAAAGAACCCTCGCGGTTGGCTTGTCGATCTCATTAATCGCTTTGGACAGTTGGGCGGATTTGATAATCTGCTCGAGCGTTTCAATAGCGGTCTGGAATTGTTGAAGCGCaatcaaaacacaaataaaacatCTGCCATCGTCGGTGGCTCTAGTTCCACATCAACAGTCAAAAGCATTACATCCAATGAAAGCGGCGGAGGAGGATCGGATGGTTCTGGACAGGACAATCGTTTAACGCTTGCGCTCATACACAGCCTATTGCGGCCCTTTGGACAATGCTATGAGCTGCTGACGCCTGCCACCATTGCCAAGTACTTTATGCCCACTTGGAATGTTGTGCTGGATTTGCTAGACAGTTTCACCGACGAGGAGCTGAAGCGTGAGGTGAAGCCGGAGGGTCGCAATGACTACATCAATGGCATTGTGAAGTCAGCGCGTTTTCTGGCCAGTCGTTTGACCGGTCAGGAAGAACTGATACGCGATCTGGAGATGTTTCGCCTTAAGATGATATTGCGATTGCTGCAGGTGTCTAGCTTTAATGGCAAGATGAATGCCCTTAACGAAATCAACAAGGTGCTGACATCGGTCGCTTACTACTCGCATCGCTCTCAGCCGCTGCCTCATTGCCTGCCCGACGACGAAATGGATTGGCTGACAGCAGAGCGCATGGCCCAATGGATTAAATCATCCGATGTGTTGGGCATTGTGCTCAAAGACTCGCTGCATCAGCCACAATATGTGGAAAAGTTGGAGAAGATCATACGCTTTCTGATCAAAGAGCAGGCACTAACGCTCGACGATTTAGATGCTGTGTGGCGTGCTCAGGCGGGCAAACACGAAGCGATTGTGAAGAATATGCACGATTTGCTGGCCAAGCTGGCTTGGGACTTTACACCCGAACAGCTGGATCATCTCTTCGAAGCATTTCAG gCAAGCATGACGACCGCTAACAAGCGTCAACGGGAGCGTCTGCTGGAGCTAATACGGCGCCTGGCCGAGGACGATAAGAACGGCGTGATGGCACAAAAGGTGCTGAAGCTGTTCTGGACCTTGGCGCATAGTCAAGAGGTGCCGCCAGAGGTGCTCGATCAAGCGCTTGGCGCGCACGTCAAGATTCTCGACTATAGCTGCTCGCAGGAACGTGATGCGCAGAAAACTATCTGGCTGGATAAGTGCGTCGGTGAACTTAAGGCTGGCGATTCGTGGGTGCTGCCCGCTTTGCGTCTGATTAGAGATATCTGTTGCTTGTATGATACGTCGCCCAATCATGCACCACGCACGCAGACCAGCATCAATCGACAGCAAGTGATTGAGCGTTTGCAGAACGACTATTCGCTGGTCATTTTGGTGACCAATAGTTTGACTGCGTATATGGAGAAGGTGCGTTCGTTGGTGAATGAGACGCCCAGTTTGGATGCAGCGACCATTTTGATAGATGGTCGTTTTCCACATCAAGCACAGATTGCCGAACGTCTGGAGTTTCTCAAGTTTCTGCTGAAGGACGGTCAGCTTTGGCTGTGTGCCGATCAG GCGAAGCAAATCTGGCATTGTCTGGCTGTGAACGCCGTTTTTGCGGCAGATCGCGAGGAATGTTTCCGCTGGTTCGGTAAACTAATGGGTGAAGAACCGGATCTAGATCCAGGCATCAACAAGGACTTCTTTGAGAATAACATACTGCAGTTGGATCCGCATCTGCTCACCGAGAGCGGCATCAAGTGCTTTGAGCGCTTCTTCAAGGCCGTCAACTCTAAGGAGGATAAACTAAAGGCCATCCATCGTGGCTATATACTCGACAATGAGGATCTCATTGGTAAGGATTATTTGTGGCGTGTGATTACCACGGGTGGCGAAGAGATTGCCAACAAGGCCATCGATCTGCTGAAGGAGGTTTCAACGGCATTGGGGCCACGACTGCAAGAGCACATCACAGAGTTCCACGAGATCTTCATTGGCGAATGCTGCGCTCGGCTGCGTGCTCACTACAGCAACATACAGATATTGGGCAAAGCAATGCTGGAGGATGCCGATAATCAGGATACGAGCAACGACGAGTCGAAGGACACGAAGATGCGCTTCATTGAGGCGGAGAAGATGTGCCGCATCATCAAGGTGTTGCAGGAGTACATCAAAGAGTGCGATCGTTCGTTTAGCGGAGATCGCATCCATTTGCCACTCAGCCGCGTCACGCGTGGCAAGAATACTAGTCTCTATATACGTTTCCAAACACCCGGACGACCCATTGACGATATTGAAATTGTGACGCACAGCAACGAAACAATGGCGGCCTTCAAGCGCAACCTGTTGAAGCGCATCAAAGGCAACTCCACGtccaccaacaacatcaaagtGGATCTCTTCTATACGAATGGCGAGCTGATCGAAGTGTCCGATGAAATCAATCCACTGTATCAGTACACCATACGTGACAAAATGATATTGACAGCGAAGCTGACACAGGTGGGCATTGGCCTGGCCAGTAGTCCCGACTCCTCCAGCGATTCCAGCACCGGTTCGCCACCCAGACCCTGTCCAGATATGCAACGCGTCGAATCGGAGAGCACGCTGCCCGGCGTGATTATATCGCAGAACTATCAGTACACCGAGTTCTTCTTGAAGCTGCATCAGTTGGGCAGTGATCTGGAGCATGGACGACTGCGCGATAGTGCTAAAGTCTTGCTGCATCTGCTGCCCTGCGATCGCCACACAATGCGCATGCTGCAGTTGATGTGCCGAGTGCCCAAGTCCACAACCGGCGATGGACCCAAAGAGGAGGATGCATTGACCAGCAGCGGACAAAGCGCAAGCGATGCG CTGAATGCCGATGACTGCACTCCGGAACAAATGTTTCTGCATCCGTCGCCTGCTCAGGTGCTCTACAATCTGAGTGTGCTGCATGGACTGTTGATTCCCGCCCTGGATCCGCTGGGCGAATCGGCGCTGCAAGTGCAATCGGCCTGGATGCACTCGGGCTGCGCACATTTTGTGCTGGAACTGCTGACGAAGAACAACTTTTTGCCCAGCGCCGATATGCACACAAAACGCGCCTCGTTCCAATGCGTGCTGCGGCTGGCGAAGCTGTTTCTGTACATTGTGGGCAGCGTGTTGTCGCGAGTGGGCGATGAGCCCATGATCTGTGACTACGACAATGGTGCACGCTCCCAGGTGGACATACTTAAGCAGAACTTTTCGACAACGCCGAACAGTGCGCAGGGCACGTTGCGTGCCATTTCGGCTAAACTGGCTGAGATATTGGCCACCGAGATGCTCTCTGCTAGCCACGATGGTGAGCGATGTCGTGCGCTCTTCAGCTCTACGCTGCAATGGTCGTGTCCAGACATTAGCACTATTAAGGCTGTCGTACATCTGGCCTGGGCCTCATCATGTGGCAATCTACAGGCATTGGGCAGCAGCAATGATTTCGAGGATGATGCCATCATACCGGATGGCCAGGACTTTAGTGTGTGCAAGGAGGCACTCGAGGTGTTGACGATCTCGTTTATACTCAATCCCAGCGCCAACGAGGCGCTGAGCAACGATGCCAATTGGCCCAAATTTATTACCTCAATTGTGCTGAAGAATCCGCTGCGCCATGTGCGTCAAGTGGCATCTGAGCAGCTGTTCCTGGCCTCTACCTATTGTGCCGGCGATCGACGTCCCTTTGTCTACATGGTCAATCTGCTTGTGAGTGCACTGAAAACTCTGGTGCCCCAATACGAGGCAACTTGTGCGGAATTCTTCTCGGTGCTTTGTCGCACGCTCTCGTATGGCTGCATCTACAATTGGCCACTGCAGATTGGCGAGGGACTGCTAAGCGATGAGATCAATTGGCTGCGCAAGATACGCGAGAACGTCAAGGTAACTGGCGATACGCAGGTGCATGAGGAACTACTGGAGGGTCATCTATGTTTGGCCAAGGAGCTGATGTTCTTCCTCATGGCGGACTCGAAAGCGCAGCTCAATGAACTGATCCATGAGCTGATCGATGACTTTTTGTTTACGGCATCGCGAGAGTATCTGCATTTACGCAAGCACGGCAGCCTGCGCTTGGACACGGTGCCGCCGCCAGTGTGCCGCAGTCCCCATACAATTGCTGCCGCTTGTGATCTCCTTATTGCTTTGTGCCAGCACTGTGTTCCTAATATGAAGCTACTCACCAATACACTCATCGATTTCGTCTGCACGG ATACCGATCCGTTGCGCGAATGGGATTATCTGCCGCCGGTGGGCGCCAGGCCAACCAAAGGTTTCTGTGGCTTGAAAAATGCTGGTGCCACCTGCTACATGAACTCGGTGCTGCAACAGCTTTACATGGTGCCAGCCGTGCGCGTGGGCATTCTAAAGGCACATGGCGCAGCCACAAATGATAACGAGGACTTTAGCGGCGACTCGGACATGGGCAGCGGTGGCAGCCTTGGTCCATCGTTCTTTGCCGGACCCTCAACAATACCCTCACTCTCGTCAACATCTTCGACGGTAGCATCGTCTGATGATGGTGCGGATGTGCGTAAGAACTATCACGTCATCATATTGAAGCATGTGCAGGCCATATTTGCTCATCTGGGCCACAGTGCACTGCAGTTTTATGTGCCACGAGGCCTCTGGACGCACTTCAA ATTGCAAGGGGAACCGGTGAATCTGCGTGAGCAACAGGATGCCGTCGAGTTCTTTATGTCGCTGTTCGAGAGCTTAGACGAGGGACTGAAGGCACTCGGCTACACTCAGCTGATGAATGCAACGTTGGGCGGCTCGTTTAGCGATCAAAAGATATGCCAAGAGTGCCCACATCGCTACTCCAAAGAGGAACCATTTAGCGTATTTAGTGTTGATATTAGGAATCATAGCTCATTAACCGAATCTCTGGAGCAGTATGTCAAAGGAGAGCTGCTCGAGGGAGCTGATGCATACCATTGTGATAAATGTGATAAAAAA GTAGTTACCGTTAAGCGGCTATGTGTCAAGAAGCTGCCACCCGTGTTAGCCATACAATTGAAGCGCTTTGAATACGACTACGAGCGCGTCTGTGCGATTAAGtttaatgattattttgaatttcctCGTATCCTGGATATGGAGCCCTACACAG tttctgGCCTAGCTAAGCTAGAGGGTGAAGTTGTGGAAGTAGGTGATAATTGTCAAACAAGTgttgaaacaacaaaatatgaactGACCGGCATTGTAGTGCACAGCGGACAGGCATCCGGTGGCCACTACTTCAGCTACATAGTATCCAA AAATCCAACGAATGGCAAATGTCAGTGGTATAAGTTCGATGACGGCGAAGTAACTGAATGCAAAATGCACGAAGATGAAGAAATGAAGGCGCAATGCTTTGGCGGTGATTACATGGGCGAAATCTATGACAACAATCTGAAACGCATGCAGTATCGTCGCCAAAAGCGTTGGTGGAATGCCTACATGTTGTTTTACACGCGTTGTGATCAAAATCCCACACAGTTTGATGCCAGCGTTGAGCAATTGTCACTCACAGAAAGCCGAAATGTTGTGCTGCCACTACCAAAGCCAATTGAACGGAGCGTTAG aCATCAAAATATACGCTTTTTGCACTCGCGTAGCATTTTCTCAGTCGAGTTCTTCAATTTCATCAAGAAGCTGGTCAGCTGCAGTATTCCATCGACACGCAGTGATAAGATT ACACCCGCCGCTGAGGAGCTTTCGCTGCTGGGCGTGCAGTTGGCATCACAATTTCTGTTCCACACCGGATTTCGCACAAAGAAAACCTTGCGGGGTCCCGTCATCGAGTG GTACGACACGCTCTCACATCACATACGTTCCTCGTCGCTGGTACGCAAATGGTTTGCGAATCATGCACTGCTCTCGCCACCATCGCGCCTGGGCGAATATATACTGATGGCACCGTCACCAGAGGTGCGCACCGTGTTCGTCAAACTGGTTGTGTTCTTTTGTCACTTTGCCATCAACGATGAGCCGCTTGTCGGCTACGAGGGCAGCAATCTCTGCGAGCAGGTACTCATCAGCGTGCTGCGCCTGCTCAAATCTGAGGCTGCCGACTATGGCAAGCATTTACCGCACTATTTCAGTCTATTCAGCATGTACGTAGGCCTGGGCACACGGGAAAAACAACAGCTATTAAAG CTGAATGTGCCAGTGCAGTTTATGCAGGTGGCTATGGATGATGGGCCTGGGCCATCGATTAAGTATCAGTATCCGGAGTTCAGCAAGTTGCATCAAGTGGTGTCGCATTTGGTGCGCTGCAGCGATGTGAGCGAAAAGTGCGAGAACTCCAATGAAAATGCACGTCCATTGCCTAATCCATTCAGGGACTCGAACATCGCCCCAGACGACCTGACACCGCTGTCCAGCGAGTGCATGGACATTCTTTTCAACCGGACTGG CTATATTAAAAAGGTCATCGAGGATACGAACGTGGGCGATGAAGGGCTAAAACTGTTGCAGTATTGCAGTTGGGAGAATCCACACTTTTCGCGTGCGGTGCTTACAGAATTGCTGTGGCAATGCGGTTACGCCTACTGCCATGACATGCGCCATCATACCGATCTGTTGCTGAACATATTGCTGATTGAGGACTCGTGGCAACGTCATCGCATTCACAATGCACTTAACGGTGTCGCGGAGCAGCGTGAGGGATTGCTGGAGACGATACAGCGTGCCAAGACGCATTATCAGAAGCGCGCTTATCAGATAATCAAATGCTTGACGCATCTGTTCCACAAATCACCGATCGCCCTGCAAATGCTGCACACCATTCCAACAATCAGTCGCCACTGGAGCATTGCGGTTGAATGGCTGCAGGATGAGCTGGAACGTCAGCGTGGAATTGGCTGTCATTACAACTCGTACTCATGGTCCCCGCCGGCACAGAGCAATGATAACACCAACGGTTATATGCTCGAGCGTTCACTGTCCGCAAAGAACACTTTGTCCATGGCTTATGAACTGTGTCCGGAG GACCAGGAGGAAAATAATGAATCCGATTTGGAGTCTAACGATGACAAcaagcaagagcagcagcagcagacacgAGCAAAGCAGCCACCAGGCACAGAGGCTACGAGCaatgagcagcaacagcagcaacagcagcagcagcagactcAACCGCAAACAGAACAGCAGCCAGATAACAAAACGGTTAACTATACGGGCTTGACAACAATACCAACAATTGGCGGTTGGCCGAGTCCAGCTCCGACCTCGACACCCACATCGACCCCTGTGCCAGCTGTGACGTCGACCTCCATGGATGGCAATGGCATCCCACGTTTGTCACGTCAGTTGTTTGGTGCTTACACCTCAACCGGAGGCACTACGACTGCAAATGTGGCTCCGGCGagtggcagcggcagtggTGGGGGAAGCGGCAGCGGTGCAAACAGTGAGACGGAAAGTAGCGCTCAGGAAACTGGCAATGGCGGAGAATCCAACATAAACGGACTCACTAATAGTTTGGATCACATGAAAATTTCAATGGAAAAG GGCAGCCGCAATCGTATCAACCGAGGAGGTAAATTGCCACCGGCAGCGGAGCTGCTAATGCCGCCACTGCAACAACTacagtcacaacaacaacaacaacagcaaacgaaatcgcaacaactacaacaacaacaaccacagtcACATCAACAGAAACATCAACTACAGCTTCAGCTACAAcctaaacagcaacaacaactccagcagaagcaacaacaacaacaactacaacagcaacaacaacaacagcaacaacaacgtggtGATATTAGCAACAGTTCCACCAGCcgcttaatttga